In Terriglobus aquaticus, the genomic window CCAGCGTACATCCTCGCGCTCTGCTACATCGACACGCTGCGCTTCGACGACGCGCGCCGCGCCTTCGCCGAACAGTACAGCTTCCCGCCCGACTCCGCCGCCGCCCACCTGCTTGCCGCGCGCATGCTGCTCCGCCGCGAGTACGTCAACGTCGCCGAAGCCGAAGGCCGCAAAGCTCTCGCAGCCGACCCAAAACTGCCCGGCGCCAACATGCTGCTCGGCGAAATCGCTCTTGCGCACGAGCACCTCGACGAAGCGCTCGCAAACTTTTCCGCCGAAGCCAAACTCGACCCGCTCAACGGCAACGTCTACGAACGCATGGGCGACGCCGAGAGCCGCAAGGGCGACTACAACGCCGCCGCGAGAAGCCTCCAGCGCGCCGTCCTGCTGGCACCCAACAGCACCGGACCGTACATCCTGCTGGGCAAAGTTATGTTGCGCCGCAACGACGCGGTAACCGCCGCCGGCTACCTCGAACGCGCCGAGCGCATGGACAACCACAACTACATGACACACAGCCTGCTCGGACAAGCGTATCGAGCGATGGGCCGCACGGCTGATGCCCAGCGTGAAACGAGCATCTCTTCCCAACTCCAGTCCGACATCGCGCCACACTTCGACTCGGGCGCGGCACAAGCGCCTGGTGCAATCGGCAAGTCCAG contains:
- a CDS encoding tetratricopeptide repeat protein, yielding MKILAFALLGGWLTLAAQQNLQKQIDTGHAAEALQQLDATPTAPHRDLLRGEALYALNRFPEADKALAATLAADPTDAAATELRGLTLYRLGRPAEAIPLLEKAHTWTPETKADPAYILALCYIDTLRFDDARRAFAEQYSFPPDSAAAHLLAARMLLRREYVNVAEAEGRKALAADPKLPGANMLLGEIALAHEHLDEALANFSAEAKLDPLNGNVYERMGDAESRKGDYNAAARSLQRAVLLAPNSTGPYILLGKVMLRRNDAVTAAGYLERAERMDNHNYMTHSLLGQAYRAMGRTADAQRETSISSQLQSDIAPHFDSGAAQAPGAIGKSSPGSNATAGNH